One window of the Sphaerochaeta associata genome contains the following:
- a CDS encoding AAA family ATPase produces MASLYGANGAGKSNLLHALSFLRKIVVSSDLPSTMVLRRMKHFHTTDVPSALAVEFISFDVPYIYALEFSDQSVLKEELYISGLGKQDDRLVFERSTDEKFKTTLTFSDKFEKHPEGPILKGILENNLVKHNKTSLKILAKLDNPLLMDTKRAYEWFENNLVIISPTMKPSGLAHKLDVDAEFHRYAEQIMCTFSVGIKKLQVIKKPIQAFFGDDNKDEMETLMQKLAESSSGILGLRTNSGEELVAVQEEDTVVIKQLKTEHVDKNGQAVVFDLLEESDGSVRLMDYLPAFKDVLTKDMTYFIDEIERSIHPILIKELLGKFSADDGSKGQLIFTTHESNLLDQELFRLDEIWFAEKDSLGGTDLYSLCDFKVHNTIDIRKGYLSGRYGAIPFLANLKDLNWDAYDFKE; encoded by the coding sequence ATGGCCTCACTCTATGGAGCTAATGGTGCGGGTAAATCGAACTTGCTTCATGCGCTTTCCTTCCTTCGAAAAATTGTGGTTTCGTCCGACCTTCCCAGTACGATGGTCCTGAGGAGGATGAAGCACTTCCATACTACAGATGTCCCTTCAGCTTTGGCTGTAGAATTCATTAGTTTTGATGTCCCCTACATCTATGCCTTGGAGTTCAGTGATCAGTCTGTCTTGAAGGAGGAGCTCTATATTTCCGGGCTTGGCAAACAGGATGATAGGTTGGTGTTTGAACGGAGCACTGATGAAAAATTCAAGACGACACTCACGTTTTCTGATAAATTTGAGAAACATCCGGAAGGTCCTATCTTAAAAGGGATTCTTGAGAACAACCTGGTCAAACATAACAAGACATCTCTGAAGATTTTAGCTAAGCTAGATAATCCTCTGCTCATGGATACCAAACGTGCATATGAGTGGTTTGAGAATAATTTGGTGATTATTTCTCCAACTATGAAACCGAGCGGGCTTGCGCACAAGCTTGATGTGGATGCGGAGTTTCATCGTTATGCCGAGCAGATCATGTGCACATTCAGTGTTGGAATAAAGAAACTCCAGGTCATAAAGAAGCCTATACAAGCTTTCTTCGGTGATGACAACAAGGATGAGATGGAGACTCTGATGCAAAAACTAGCAGAGAGCTCTTCAGGGATTCTCGGCTTGCGTACAAATTCAGGTGAAGAGCTTGTTGCTGTACAAGAAGAAGATACTGTCGTAATCAAGCAGTTGAAAACAGAGCATGTGGACAAGAACGGACAGGCGGTGGTATTCGATTTGTTGGAAGAATCCGATGGATCTGTCCGACTGATGGACTATCTTCCTGCATTCAAGGATGTTTTGACGAAGGATATGACGTATTTTATTGATGAGATTGAGCGAAGCATTCATCCCATCCTTATCAAGGAACTCTTAGGAAAATTTTCTGCAGATGACGGTTCAAAGGGACAGTTGATTTTTACCACGCATGAATCTAATCTGCTCGATCAGGAACTTTTCAGGCTGGATGAAATCTGGTTTGCCGAGAAGGATAGCCTGGGGGGGACCGACCTGTATTCTCTCTGTGATTTCAAGGTTCACAACACAATCGATATACGAAAAGGATACCTATCCGGCAGGTATGGCGCCATACCCTTCCTTGCCAATCTGAAAGACCTTAATTGGGATGCTTATGATTTTAAAGAGTAG
- a CDS encoding RloB family protein: MVEGDQVWFVIDTDAWGEAIPELKSLCRSRPGWFVAESNPCFEVWLYYHVFSDAAWTIPLQGCSEWKNLVNAGIPGGFDSRKHPVLIGDAIQNARINFRAIGDEVLYGSTEVFKLSKAMYPLIASVVEKARRYHEDGLRV, translated from the coding sequence TTGGTTGAAGGTGATCAGGTATGGTTTGTCATCGATACCGATGCATGGGGAGAGGCAATTCCTGAACTGAAAAGCCTCTGTCGAAGCCGGCCCGGTTGGTTCGTAGCAGAAAGCAATCCATGTTTTGAAGTCTGGCTTTATTATCATGTTTTCAGCGATGCTGCATGGACAATACCATTGCAGGGGTGTTCTGAATGGAAGAATTTGGTGAATGCCGGAATCCCTGGAGGCTTTGACAGCAGGAAACATCCTGTGCTTATTGGGGATGCAATACAGAATGCTCGTATCAACTTCAGGGCAATTGGTGATGAGGTGTTGTATGGCTCCACTGAAGTTTTCAAGTTAAGCAAAGCAATGTACCCTTTGATTGCATCAGTAGTCGAGAAAGCGAGGCGATATCACGAGGATGGGTTGAGGGTGTAA
- a CDS encoding helix-turn-helix domain-containing protein, giving the protein MQTIQSLQRYLFELSNTYDATICIKDFTGFMRQDKAIFQALSPFENHTSAYCNYVKSNKKCYRECLDMIPKILRKCTETRSTFSGFCHAGSFEYVIPIMDGENILGAITFGGYASNSPPKNKNHHALAERHPELDESLLEQLYLKEPALPDEQHISVVLRSLEFIASYLGSLGNGYCATENTAKLLTQPKQKQEDVLVEHALTYIKMHVTEKICIEDIARYCNYSSSYVSRNFNKVVGMNINTYINKLKVEVSKTYLITSNKTIADIAEIVGFEDLSYYSRVFSSFLGIPPAEFRRRFT; this is encoded by the coding sequence GTGCAAACCATCCAGTCATTGCAAAGATACCTATTTGAACTATCAAATACCTATGATGCTACAATTTGTATTAAAGATTTTACAGGTTTCATGCGACAGGACAAGGCGATTTTCCAAGCGCTCAGCCCCTTTGAAAACCATACATCCGCCTATTGCAACTATGTGAAAAGCAACAAGAAATGCTACCGGGAGTGCTTGGATATGATTCCGAAAATCCTGCGCAAGTGCACAGAGACCAGAAGCACTTTTTCAGGATTCTGTCATGCTGGAAGTTTTGAGTATGTCATCCCCATCATGGACGGAGAGAATATTCTCGGAGCAATTACGTTTGGCGGCTATGCTTCAAACTCCCCTCCCAAGAATAAGAATCACCATGCACTTGCTGAGCGGCATCCGGAGCTGGATGAGTCTTTGCTCGAACAGTTGTACTTGAAAGAACCTGCACTTCCCGATGAACAACACATATCCGTAGTCCTTCGTTCGCTTGAGTTCATCGCCTCCTATCTGGGCTCCTTGGGCAACGGGTATTGTGCAACAGAGAATACGGCCAAACTGCTCACCCAGCCAAAGCAGAAACAGGAAGACGTGCTTGTTGAGCATGCCCTGACGTATATCAAAATGCATGTGACGGAGAAGATCTGCATCGAGGATATCGCGCGATACTGCAACTACAGCAGCTCCTATGTTTCCCGAAACTTCAACAAGGTGGTGGGAATGAATATCAACACCTATATCAACAAGTTGAAGGTGGAGGTTTCCAAGACCTACCTCATTACTTCCAACAAGACTATCGCCGATATTGCCGAAATAGTTGGGTTCGAGGACCTTTCCTATTACAGCAGGGTGTTCTCCTCGTTTCTTGGAATTCCCCCGGCTGAATTTCGTAGAAGATTTACCTAA
- a CDS encoding helix-turn-helix domain-containing protein, whose product MIALISPSKAQRLLAENIREHRLQRNLTQEELSSRSGVPLSTLRKFEQQGVISLESFLKLLMVLGMLDNVVKATKMETIPFSSIDEVIALNNAPKRKRGRRT is encoded by the coding sequence ATGATAGCACTTATATCTCCATCAAAAGCTCAACGTTTACTTGCTGAAAATATCCGTGAACACAGATTGCAACGCAACCTCACCCAAGAAGAACTTTCATCCCGTTCAGGGGTTCCCCTTTCGACGTTGCGTAAGTTCGAGCAGCAGGGGGTGATCTCTTTGGAATCATTCTTGAAGTTGCTGATGGTCTTGGGTATGTTGGACAATGTAGTAAAAGCTACAAAGATGGAAACAATTCCATTTAGTTCCATCGATGAGGTTATTGCCCTCAATAATGCGCCTAAGCGAAAGAGAGGAAGACGAACATGA
- a CDS encoding LuxR C-terminal-related transcriptional regulator, which yields MLYAIISSFACSAYICLAILILVFGKNSPTQRAFALFCATLTLWSFGSIGQHLLKDSIWVSLFDRIYFTGSELFILTGILFALTLTEGWTSRVYRLILLGITVRMALYQTANWGWNLLSQDFPSGFWFVSHQLFCALESLFIPLIVYRWGRASSLYRQKIQANIIVVSTISGTVIGVLVDFLSGTGGKNPISCTIPLFWVGAICFAILRYGLMRFTPAQIHRELVDRMNRPVFMIDRSWTITDLNDNAKRLIGPSKPPIAMQQVFCDNEAIEKRAAAVMQTETTEFSHTGFIRSTNGNLIPIVTNFSIIRDAWGGSIGILGVCHPQFDLEDFIRRYSLSERQTDILRHILSGNSQAQTADALCISLATVKTHTTGLYNRLGISSRSELYALLQGEKPKDIS from the coding sequence ATGCTATATGCAATAATTTCGAGCTTTGCCTGTAGCGCATACATCTGCCTCGCAATCCTGATTCTTGTGTTCGGAAAGAACTCCCCAACACAACGAGCTTTTGCACTCTTTTGTGCAACCCTCACCCTCTGGTCCTTCGGCAGCATCGGCCAGCATCTTCTCAAAGATAGCATCTGGGTTTCTCTCTTCGACCGCATCTATTTTACCGGATCCGAGCTCTTCATCCTGACCGGCATACTCTTCGCACTCACGCTCACCGAAGGGTGGACATCACGGGTATACAGATTGATTCTGCTTGGAATTACTGTGCGCATGGCACTCTACCAGACAGCCAACTGGGGCTGGAACCTGCTGTCGCAGGACTTCCCCTCGGGCTTCTGGTTTGTCTCCCACCAACTGTTTTGTGCACTGGAGTCCCTCTTCATTCCCCTCATCGTCTACCGCTGGGGACGAGCATCCTCGCTCTATCGGCAGAAAATCCAAGCAAACATCATTGTAGTCAGCACCATCAGCGGAACAGTAATCGGAGTACTGGTGGACTTCCTTTCGGGAACCGGAGGGAAGAATCCGATTTCGTGCACCATCCCCCTGTTCTGGGTGGGAGCAATCTGCTTTGCAATCTTGCGGTACGGACTGATGCGCTTCACCCCTGCACAGATACATCGTGAGCTTGTCGACCGCATGAACCGCCCTGTCTTCATGATCGACCGTTCATGGACCATCACCGACCTCAACGATAACGCAAAACGACTCATCGGACCATCAAAACCACCCATTGCCATGCAGCAGGTATTCTGTGACAACGAAGCAATAGAAAAGCGGGCGGCGGCGGTCATGCAGACAGAGACCACCGAGTTCTCCCATACCGGATTCATCCGATCGACCAACGGCAACCTCATTCCGATTGTAACCAACTTCTCCATCATACGTGATGCATGGGGAGGGAGCATCGGAATCCTTGGCGTCTGCCACCCGCAGTTCGACCTAGAGGACTTCATCCGACGATACAGCCTCAGTGAACGGCAGACCGATATCCTTCGACACATCCTCAGCGGCAATTCCCAAGCCCAGACAGCCGACGCCCTGTGCATCAGCCTGGCAACGGTAAAAACCCACACAACAGGCCTGTACAACCGCCTCGGCATATCCAGCCGCAGCGAACTCTACGCCCTGCTTCAAGGAGAGAAACCAAAAGACATCTCATAG
- a CDS encoding phytoene desaturase family protein: MSEQKRIIIVGAGISGLTAATSLAMRGHKVLVLEKHATSGGLVNSFERDGFLFDGGIRAVENAGMVKPMLEELKIDLPLLPSKVSLGVEDKIIKADTKQSLTDYEKLLKELYPESTADVEKVIKVIAKFDVYMQVLFGSDSPFFKDAKRDIRYYLTTFIVWFACFLATGAAIMRMRLPMEQFLGHLLENQALRDIISQHFFKKTPAFFAMSYFSLYPDYHYPKGGVGSIPKALQQRLIELGSEVRTMTEVVSVDAYHKTLTDGNGNQYSYDKLIWCADLKRLYSTLSFEGYGAKETEAILREQKRILSSRGAESVFTLFVAVDLAPSYFAGISEGHFFYTPSRKGLGELHRADLAALLSDWDTLDRERFYTWLEAFCRLNTYEISIPVLNDSSAAPEGKTGLVVSFLFDYELTRKIEEGGWYEQFEKRITELMVASLSESVYPTLSEHILFSFTASPLSIQRKFACSEGAIVGWSFEQKIPIEAGMLNMKKAITTPMPDVYRAGQWTVSPAGLPTCIMTAKMAADLVHAKLSG; the protein is encoded by the coding sequence GTGTCTGAACAGAAGAGGATCATCATTGTAGGTGCAGGTATTTCCGGTCTGACTGCAGCAACCTCGCTTGCCATGCGCGGCCACAAGGTGCTGGTGCTGGAAAAGCATGCAACCTCCGGCGGTCTGGTCAACAGCTTCGAGCGGGATGGATTCCTCTTTGACGGGGGGATACGGGCGGTCGAGAATGCCGGCATGGTCAAGCCAATGCTCGAAGAGCTTAAGATCGACCTTCCTCTATTGCCAAGCAAGGTTTCCCTGGGTGTTGAGGACAAGATCATCAAGGCTGACACCAAGCAGAGCCTCACCGACTATGAGAAGCTGCTCAAGGAGCTCTATCCCGAGAGTACAGCCGATGTAGAGAAGGTCATCAAGGTCATTGCCAAATTTGATGTGTACATGCAGGTCCTCTTCGGCAGTGACAGCCCCTTTTTCAAGGATGCCAAGCGTGACATTCGTTACTATTTGACCACCTTTATTGTTTGGTTTGCATGTTTTTTGGCCACCGGGGCTGCCATTATGCGCATGCGTCTTCCCATGGAGCAGTTCCTTGGACATCTTTTGGAGAACCAAGCCCTCAGGGACATCATCTCCCAGCATTTCTTCAAGAAGACTCCTGCTTTTTTTGCCATGAGCTACTTTTCCCTCTATCCGGATTACCATTACCCCAAGGGGGGTGTAGGAAGCATTCCCAAGGCACTGCAGCAGCGTTTGATTGAGTTGGGCTCCGAGGTCAGGACCATGACAGAAGTGGTGAGCGTCGATGCGTATCACAAGACACTTACCGATGGTAATGGCAACCAGTACTCCTATGACAAGTTGATTTGGTGTGCCGACTTGAAGCGCCTATACAGCACTCTTTCCTTTGAGGGGTATGGTGCCAAAGAGACTGAGGCAATACTTCGTGAGCAGAAGCGAATTCTTTCCAGTCGGGGTGCTGAGTCGGTGTTCACGCTCTTTGTAGCCGTCGATTTGGCGCCTTCGTACTTTGCCGGTATTTCGGAAGGACATTTCTTCTACACTCCATCGAGGAAGGGCTTGGGCGAGCTTCATCGAGCGGATCTTGCTGCGTTGCTCTCTGATTGGGATACTCTGGATCGAGAGCGGTTCTATACTTGGCTGGAGGCTTTCTGCCGCCTGAACACCTACGAGATCTCCATCCCTGTCCTCAACGACAGCAGCGCAGCTCCAGAGGGTAAAACAGGGCTTGTCGTCAGTTTCCTCTTCGACTACGAGCTTACGCGAAAGATTGAGGAGGGCGGATGGTATGAGCAGTTTGAAAAGCGTATCACTGAGTTGATGGTTGCATCTCTCTCTGAGTCGGTTTATCCAACTCTGAGTGAGCATATTCTTTTCTCCTTCACGGCAAGTCCGCTGAGCATCCAAAGAAAGTTTGCGTGCTCGGAGGGGGCCATCGTCGGCTGGTCCTTTGAACAGAAGATTCCCATCGAGGCCGGAATGCTGAATATGAAGAAGGCCATCACCACCCCCATGCCTGATGTCTACCGGGCGGGGCAGTGGACGGTAAGCCCGGCAGGGCTTCCTACCTGCATCATGACGGCTAAGATGGCAGCCGACTTGGTGCATGCCAAGCTCTCCGGCTAA
- a CDS encoding helix-turn-helix domain-containing protein has product MPSYKIITSYLEHVKTAYSLDVTIKDYSGFIYTSEDLERVIRPYLAHCSPYCMCIKETENGYQRCLAQNKPLYQKCMQRKPFFGYCPAGLCELVVPIASKTKVYGSINVSHFALEEGKGDFLRERLLKKEPESRKIAARLLYQQFVRPVSIDINELQYSLALLAEFLVEIVRNANEAQQQKDPELSDENRVRAYIAEHTDDKILAQQVMSACNVTRLSLKTCIENANVKNFREFVNGIRLEQSERLLLETDKTPKEIATSLGFKDYQHFCRLFLDKIKITPSDYQKYYKHESHPGES; this is encoded by the coding sequence ATGCCAAGCTATAAGATCATAACGTCCTATCTGGAACATGTAAAAACAGCCTACTCTCTTGATGTGACCATCAAGGATTACTCAGGCTTCATCTATACGAGTGAAGACCTCGAACGTGTCATCCGCCCCTATCTTGCCCACTGCAGCCCCTACTGCATGTGCATAAAGGAGACAGAGAACGGGTATCAGCGTTGCTTGGCCCAAAACAAACCTCTCTATCAAAAATGCATGCAACGCAAGCCATTCTTCGGCTATTGCCCTGCCGGCTTGTGTGAGTTGGTTGTCCCTATAGCCTCAAAAACCAAGGTATACGGCTCGATCAACGTTTCTCATTTTGCACTTGAGGAAGGCAAAGGGGATTTCCTAAGGGAGAGACTGCTCAAAAAGGAGCCCGAATCCAGGAAAATTGCAGCTCGATTGTTATATCAGCAGTTTGTTCGTCCTGTTTCAATAGACATCAACGAACTCCAATACTCGCTGGCCTTGCTTGCAGAGTTCCTTGTAGAAATCGTGCGAAATGCAAATGAAGCACAACAACAAAAGGATCCCGAGCTTTCGGATGAGAACAGGGTCCGGGCATACATTGCAGAACATACAGATGACAAGATTCTTGCCCAGCAGGTGATGAGCGCTTGCAATGTTACAAGACTGTCTCTCAAAACTTGCATCGAGAATGCCAATGTAAAAAACTTCAGGGAGTTTGTGAACGGCATACGGCTTGAGCAGAGCGAAAGACTTCTCTTGGAGACCGACAAAACCCCCAAGGAGATTGCAACGTCCCTGGGGTTCAAGGACTACCAGCATTTTTGCAGGTTGTTCCTTGATAAGATTAAGATCACACCTTCGGACTACCAGAAATATTACAAACACGAGAGCCATCCGGGAGAGAGCTGA
- a CDS encoding FAD-dependent oxidoreductase: MTHPGKLVTITADITIAGGGLAGVCAAIAAARQGRTVSLIQNRPVLGGNSSSEIRVWTRGSTGGGNLFSEEMGILGELKLANQYKNPEGNPILWDEILLDAVYQEHAISLFLNTLVVDVAHQDGHIQSLTALEINSERRFQFRSPVYVDATGDGFIAASAGLSYVIGKECNGTYGEEHAPEQFDPTTQGCTILMTFIKRDRPVAFVPPSYAYPIEYIEKLLNNGGRMVSEKSNGCDFWWVEFGGQKDTINEIASITLELKRLTLGIYNYIKNSSKFDADTLELNWTGSLPGKRESRRFVTEYVLTETDILQNRTFNDVAFHGGWYLDFHPSEGIYSKADFCTQIPVDLYGIPLRCLFSSQRDNLLVCGRILGASHAAFASTRIMDTCALSGQAAGTAASVLVSDQLKTPDLLDKSVYARIQALLVEGDMLLPGYHQETISENIHVEASSVIDGLPGKECGALSCHRDCFLAIPTELAAVSSLFLDAKQEALLQVSYRYAALPSRNSKQGEWFHGMLELKQGRTSVDLARFSRKEDAYLLLVLHASHGVSIPLVNKDLVGVLCGLRDSATYHHPLLSIRSFVSYGPENLINGHSRPYNRAHIWLSGKEEQPTIRLNLEKSRSITAISLFFDCGLSEEMVSSRVADVDPHHNIQLRSGVSPNLVRDFDVYVRIGDEDVLVRRIRDNYQRHVMVRFECCDTASLLIRFLRTHGSEHTGVYAIRIH; this comes from the coding sequence ATGACCCATCCAGGAAAGCTTGTAACTATCACTGCAGATATAACAATAGCCGGCGGAGGTTTGGCCGGGGTGTGTGCAGCCATCGCAGCCGCCCGCCAAGGTCGAACCGTCTCCCTCATCCAGAACCGTCCCGTATTGGGAGGGAACAGCTCCAGCGAAATACGAGTATGGACTCGTGGGTCCACCGGAGGAGGAAACCTCTTCAGTGAAGAGATGGGGATCCTGGGGGAGTTGAAACTGGCCAATCAGTACAAGAACCCTGAAGGGAATCCCATCCTCTGGGATGAGATCCTTTTGGATGCAGTCTATCAGGAACACGCTATTTCACTTTTCCTCAATACGCTGGTTGTGGATGTTGCTCACCAAGACGGCCATATCCAGTCCTTGACAGCGCTGGAGATCAACTCTGAACGACGGTTTCAATTCCGCTCCCCCGTATATGTGGATGCAACCGGAGACGGCTTTATTGCTGCTTCGGCAGGCCTCTCCTATGTAATAGGAAAGGAATGTAATGGGACCTATGGCGAAGAGCATGCACCTGAGCAATTCGACCCGACCACCCAAGGATGCACCATCCTTATGACCTTCATCAAGCGGGACCGGCCTGTTGCTTTTGTTCCGCCCTCCTATGCCTACCCGATTGAGTACATAGAGAAATTGCTGAACAACGGTGGACGCATGGTGAGTGAGAAGTCCAATGGCTGCGACTTTTGGTGGGTCGAATTTGGGGGGCAGAAGGATACGATCAACGAGATTGCTTCCATCACCCTTGAACTCAAGCGCTTGACGCTGGGCATCTACAACTACATCAAGAATTCAAGCAAGTTCGATGCCGATACCTTGGAGCTCAACTGGACGGGAAGCCTGCCGGGTAAACGGGAATCGAGGCGCTTTGTTACCGAGTATGTCCTGACTGAGACCGATATTCTCCAGAATAGGACATTTAATGACGTTGCCTTTCATGGTGGTTGGTATCTCGATTTCCACCCCTCGGAAGGAATTTACAGTAAAGCGGACTTCTGCACCCAGATACCGGTCGACCTTTACGGCATTCCGCTTCGTTGTCTCTTCTCCTCGCAAAGGGATAATCTTCTGGTATGTGGAAGAATCCTTGGTGCCAGCCATGCAGCGTTCGCCAGCACTCGAATCATGGATACGTGTGCCCTTTCAGGACAAGCTGCAGGCACTGCTGCAAGTGTATTGGTTTCCGATCAATTGAAGACACCTGATTTGCTTGACAAGAGCGTCTATGCAAGAATACAAGCCTTGCTTGTCGAGGGTGATATGCTGCTGCCCGGATATCATCAGGAGACTATATCCGAGAATATTCATGTAGAGGCAAGCAGTGTCATCGATGGCCTGCCGGGAAAAGAGTGCGGGGCTCTGTCCTGTCATCGGGATTGTTTTCTCGCAATTCCTACCGAGCTGGCGGCCGTATCCTCACTCTTCTTGGATGCCAAGCAGGAGGCCTTGTTGCAGGTTTCCTACCGATATGCAGCACTGCCCAGCAGGAACAGCAAGCAAGGAGAGTGGTTTCATGGCATGCTCGAGCTGAAACAAGGAAGAACCTCTGTTGACCTAGCTCGATTCAGCAGAAAGGAAGATGCCTATCTCCTGCTTGTTTTGCATGCATCGCATGGAGTCTCCATTCCACTCGTGAACAAAGACTTGGTAGGCGTGTTGTGCGGGCTGAGGGATTCTGCCACCTATCACCACCCCCTGCTCAGCATCCGTTCATTCGTCTCTTATGGACCTGAGAATCTAATAAACGGGCATTCCCGTCCGTATAATCGGGCGCATATCTGGCTCTCTGGAAAGGAAGAGCAGCCGACCATACGCCTGAATCTTGAAAAATCGCGGTCAATTACGGCAATCTCACTCTTCTTTGATTGCGGTTTGAGCGAGGAGATGGTAAGCAGCCGTGTCGCTGATGTAGATCCCCACCATAATATCCAGCTGCGTAGTGGTGTCAGCCCCAATTTGGTTCGTGACTTTGATGTGTATGTCCGCATAGGAGATGAGGATGTGCTTGTACGTCGAATTCGGGATAATTACCAGCGTCATGTGATGGTTCGTTTCGAGTGCTGTGACACTGCTTCGTTGTTGATCAGGTTTCTGAGGACCCACGGTTCTGAACATACCGGGGTCTATGCAATACGAATTCATTGA
- a CDS encoding type II toxin-antitoxin system HipA family toxin: MKALPSASAINVKLNFANDRIPVGRLALRERTIYFAYESSFIQRGLEISPFMLPLKPGVTSFGNSLFEGLPGVFNDSLPDGWGRLLFDRFAQSKGRLASEITPLDRLASVGSQGLGALVYEPEFSMDLPDASLNLDCVAYQVEEILKGTSSEVLQELLILNGSSSGARPKALIGVSQDHESIIHGGMNVQEGYSPWLVKFPNTQDGLDAGSVEYVYALMAKEAGVHMPEVHLFPAKRGPGYFACKRFDRDGDRRFHMHTACGLLHADFRAPSLDYQDLLTLTSMLTRDIREVQRMYRLAVFNVLAHNRDDHSKNFSFLMDAKGTWSLSPAYDLTFSYGPGGEQSTMVMGEGRNPGVQQLMRLGLEAKLTKAYITEIIDQTRFALSSWSSLAKQYGVSQEMIELIAKRMQEIPQVK, encoded by the coding sequence ATGAAGGCACTTCCTTCGGCATCTGCAATTAACGTAAAACTCAATTTTGCAAATGATAGGATTCCTGTTGGCCGTCTGGCCCTACGTGAGAGGACCATCTATTTTGCTTACGAGTCTTCTTTTATACAGAGAGGATTGGAGATCTCCCCATTCATGCTTCCTTTAAAACCAGGAGTAACAAGCTTTGGCAATAGCCTGTTTGAAGGTTTGCCGGGTGTATTCAATGACAGTCTTCCGGATGGTTGGGGTCGCCTCTTGTTTGATCGTTTTGCACAATCCAAGGGACGGTTGGCTTCGGAAATTACTCCTCTGGATAGATTGGCCTCTGTCGGCAGTCAAGGCCTTGGTGCCTTGGTCTATGAACCGGAATTCTCAATGGACCTACCCGACGCTTCTCTCAATCTTGATTGTGTTGCCTATCAGGTAGAAGAAATCCTGAAGGGTACTTCTTCAGAAGTATTGCAAGAACTACTGATACTCAATGGTTCTTCCTCTGGTGCAAGGCCCAAGGCTTTGATTGGTGTTTCTCAGGACCACGAGTCGATCATCCATGGAGGGATGAACGTTCAGGAAGGGTATTCGCCTTGGTTGGTGAAATTCCCCAATACCCAGGATGGTCTTGATGCTGGCTCGGTTGAATATGTCTATGCCCTGATGGCCAAGGAAGCAGGGGTGCACATGCCTGAAGTACATCTATTTCCAGCCAAGCGAGGTCCAGGGTATTTTGCCTGCAAACGGTTTGATCGTGATGGTGATAGGCGTTTTCATATGCATACTGCTTGTGGATTGCTGCATGCTGATTTCCGCGCCCCTTCTTTGGATTATCAAGATTTGCTTACACTTACCTCCATGCTGACTCGGGACATCCGTGAAGTCCAGAGGATGTATAGGCTTGCGGTGTTCAATGTGCTTGCTCACAACCGTGATGACCATTCCAAGAACTTCAGTTTCTTGATGGATGCGAAAGGTACTTGGAGCCTGTCACCGGCTTACGATCTTACCTTCTCATACGGGCCTGGTGGAGAACAAAGCACTATGGTTATGGGCGAGGGAAGGAATCCCGGGGTGCAGCAATTGATGCGTTTGGGACTTGAGGCAAAGCTGACGAAGGCTTACATCACAGAGATTATTGATCAAACTCGATTTGCTCTTTCTTCTTGGTCTTCTTTGGCAAAGCAGTACGGGGTGAGCCAGGAGATGATAGAGTTGATCGCCAAGAGGATGCAGGAAATTCCCCAAGTGAAATGA